One Candidatus Omnitrophota bacterium DNA window includes the following coding sequences:
- a CDS encoding electron transfer flavoprotein subunit beta/FixA family protein, translated as MNIIVCIKQVPETTDVRIDPGTNTLIREGVKSIINPFDMYAIEEALRLKERAGGEVTVLTMGPPQAESALREAIGLGSDKGILLSDRAFAGADTLATSYTLARAIKKLGDFNLIICGKQASDGDTAQVGPGISVHLNIPQITYVKKIEEINKDFIRAERMTEHGFEIIKSPLPCLLTVVKEINEPRISSLKGMLRAKKAEIIKWSSKDLPVEPDRIGLEGSPTQVVRIFTPPSREAGEIFSGEIHEAVDKLVEVLKKDVFICHPAA; from the coding sequence ATGAATATAATCGTTTGCATCAAACAAGTTCCCGAAACAACAGATGTAAGAATAGACCCCGGGACAAATACCCTCATCAGAGAAGGGGTTAAAAGCATTATCAACCCCTTTGATATGTATGCTATTGAAGAGGCCTTGCGGTTGAAGGAACGCGCGGGAGGAGAGGTAACCGTTTTAACCATGGGTCCTCCTCAGGCAGAATCTGCCCTGCGGGAAGCTATTGGTTTAGGTTCTGACAAAGGAATTCTTTTATCAGACAGGGCATTTGCCGGGGCAGATACCCTGGCAACCAGTTATACCCTGGCCCGGGCGATTAAAAAATTGGGCGATTTTAATCTGATAATCTGCGGCAAACAGGCCTCAGACGGAGATACTGCCCAGGTAGGCCCGGGTATCTCAGTCCACCTCAATATTCCCCAGATAACCTATGTCAAAAAAATAGAAGAGATCAATAAAGATTTTATCCGCGCCGAGCGGATGACCGAACACGGTTTTGAAATTATTAAATCTCCTTTACCCTGTTTGCTGACCGTGGTCAAAGAAATAAATGAGCCCCGGATCTCATCTTTAAAAGGCATGCTCAGGGCGAAAAAAGCGGAAATAATCAAATGGTCAAGCAAAGATCTCCCGGTTGAGCCTGACAGGATCGGACTTGAAGGATCTCCCACCCAGGTGGTCAGGATTTTTACCCCTCCGTCCCGGGAGGCCGGCGAGATTTTCAGCGGTGAGATTCACGAGGCGGTGGATAAGCTGGTTGAGGTTTTAAAGAAAGATGTTTTTATTTGCCATCCTGCGGCTTGA
- a CDS encoding type II toxin-antitoxin system prevent-host-death family antitoxin: MKFVNVRELKNKTSAVLHYTENNGDVIVTLRGKPCVVIHHISGDELEDYILLNHPEFKKKLKKAYQEYLSGETVDIDKLIEKAEKDVGRI; encoded by the coding sequence ATGAAATTCGTTAATGTAAGAGAGTTAAAAAATAAAACTTCAGCCGTGCTTCATTATACTGAAAATAATGGGGATGTGATTGTCACTTTAAGAGGGAAACCCTGTGTGGTCATACATCACATTTCCGGGGACGAACTGGAGGATTATATTCTTCTTAATCACCCTGAATTCAAAAAGAAACTTAAAAAAGCTTACCAGGAGTATTTGTCCGGAGAAACCGTAGATATTGACAAGCTCATTGAAAAGGCAGAGAAAGACGTTGGAAGAATTTAA
- a CDS encoding type II toxin-antitoxin system RelE/ParE family toxin has translation MKRQRKTLEEFKVVFTKVARKDLNGLDAEIRLNILQAAKHLKTAPFPRGSIIKKFKGIKIPLYRLRAGNFRIVYHIDGKNVAVLFIVDRKDLEKKLKALL, from the coding sequence TTGAAAAGGCAGAGAAAGACGTTGGAAGAATTTAAAGTTGTCTTTACCAAAGTTGCTCGAAAGGATCTCAATGGGCTTGATGCTGAAATACGGCTTAATATCCTGCAGGCAGCGAAACATCTAAAAACAGCTCCGTTTCCCAGGGGCAGTATTATCAAGAAATTTAAGGGTATTAAAATTCCCCTGTATCGTTTGAGAGCCGGAAACTTCCGGATTGTTTATCATATAGACGGTAAAAACGTAGCCGTCCTTTTTATTGTGGATAGAAAGGATTTGGAGAAAAAATTAAAGGCATTGTTGTGA
- a CDS encoding electron transfer flavoprotein subunit alpha produces the protein MIKIIKEKCTGCGLCVRVCPYNAVELINKLPVIKDNCTYCGECVRACKFGAILLEKPEKIKTDPKDYSGVWVFCEQKKGAIQSVSYELLGEGRKLADTLSTGLCGVLLGDNIRDKANELIWRGADKVYLVSSPELTDYRPDPYTDILTGLIQKHKPEIVLAGASSIGRSLIPRVAVNVRAGLTADCTGLEIDEEKKILLQTRPAFGGNIMATIISPNHRPQMATVRHKVMKESELNKGLSGEVIEVEASEASLRSRTELLKQVEEVEKTVNLAEANVIVSGGRGIKGPENFSLLEQLALTLGGALGASRAAVDSGWIPYSHQVGQTGKTVCPKVYIACGISGAIQHLIGMQSSDIIIAINRDPHAPIFKTATYGIVGDLFEVVPLLIKRFKEVLK, from the coding sequence ATGATAAAAATAATCAAAGAAAAATGTACCGGCTGCGGGCTCTGTGTCCGGGTCTGCCCGTATAACGCCGTCGAGCTTATCAATAAACTGCCGGTAATCAAAGATAACTGCACATATTGCGGTGAATGTGTAAGGGCTTGTAAGTTCGGGGCAATACTGCTGGAGAAGCCGGAAAAAATAAAAACAGATCCTAAAGATTACAGCGGGGTCTGGGTATTTTGCGAACAGAAAAAAGGAGCAATCCAGTCTGTATCTTATGAATTGCTGGGAGAAGGAAGGAAATTAGCCGATACGTTAAGCACCGGGCTCTGCGGTGTGTTGCTGGGAGATAACATCAGGGATAAAGCCAATGAACTCATCTGGCGGGGGGCGGATAAGGTTTACCTGGTTTCTTCTCCGGAATTGACAGATTACCGGCCCGATCCTTACACCGATATACTGACCGGCCTCATTCAAAAACATAAACCGGAGATAGTGCTGGCCGGAGCTAGTTCCATCGGCCGCTCGTTAATTCCCCGGGTAGCGGTCAATGTCCGGGCCGGCCTGACCGCTGACTGCACCGGGCTGGAAATCGATGAGGAGAAAAAAATACTTCTCCAGACCAGGCCTGCTTTTGGCGGAAATATCATGGCAACTATAATTTCGCCAAATCACAGGCCCCAGATGGCAACCGTGCGCCATAAGGTAATGAAAGAATCTGAGTTAAATAAAGGGCTTAGCGGAGAGGTGATAGAGGTTGAAGCCAGCGAAGCGTCTTTAAGGTCAAGGACAGAACTTTTAAAACAGGTTGAAGAGGTTGAAAAAACAGTCAACCTTGCCGAGGCGAACGTTATTGTTTCCGGAGGCAGGGGGATAAAGGGCCCTGAAAATTTCAGTTTGCTTGAGCAGTTAGCTCTTACCCTGGGTGGAGCCCTCGGCGCGTCCCGGGCGGCAGTGGACAGCGGCTGGATCCCTTATTCGCATCAGGTCGGCCAAACAGGTAAAACGGTTTGTCCGAAGGTATATATTGCCTGCGGGATTTCCGGCGCTATTCAGCATTTGATTGGAATGCAATCATCTGATATAATTATAGCTATTAATAGAGATCCCCATGCGCCGATATTCAAGACAGCCACT